One window of Alteromonas sp. LMIT006 genomic DNA carries:
- the iscU gene encoding Fe-S cluster assembly scaffold IscU: MAYSEKVIDHYENPRNVGGFDKNDPTVATGMVGAPACGDVMKLQLKVGENGIIEDAKFKTYGCGSAIASSSLVTEWVKGKTLDEATTIKNTDIAEELALPPVKIHCSILAEDAIKAAVADYKKKNA, encoded by the coding sequence ATGGCATACAGTGAAAAAGTCATCGATCATTATGAAAATCCTCGAAATGTAGGCGGATTCGACAAAAACGATCCAACCGTTGCAACGGGTATGGTAGGTGCGCCAGCGTGTGGTGACGTTATGAAGTTACAGCTCAAAGTAGGTGAAAATGGTATTATCGAAGATGCTAAATTTAAAACCTATGGCTGTGGTTCTGCGATTGCTTCGAGTTCGCTTGTAACCGAGTGGGTCAAAGGTAAAACCTTAGATGAGGCGACCACAATTAAAAACACCGATATTGCGGAAGAGCTTGCTTTACCACCAGTGAAGATCCACTGTTCAATCTTAGCTGAAGATGCAATCAAAGCAGCCGTTGCAGATTACAAAAAGAAAAACGCTTAG
- the iscA gene encoding iron-sulfur cluster assembly protein IscA, with protein MAITVTDAAAQRANAFLQNRGHGLGLRLGVKTTGCSGLAYVLEFVDELNEDDTVFEDNGVKVIIDGKSLVYLDGTQLDFAKEGLNEGFQFNNPNANGECGCGESFNV; from the coding sequence GTGGCTATCACAGTAACTGACGCAGCAGCACAAAGAGCTAATGCTTTTTTACAAAATAGAGGGCATGGTCTTGGTTTGCGCTTAGGTGTAAAAACCACTGGATGCTCAGGGCTGGCTTATGTTTTAGAGTTTGTTGATGAGCTAAATGAAGACGATACTGTGTTTGAAGACAACGGGGTAAAAGTCATTATTGATGGTAAAAGTCTTGTTTACCTTGATGGTACACAGTTAGACTTTGCCAAAGAGGGGCTCAATGAAGGCTTTCAGTTTAACAATCCAAACGCAAATGGTGAGTGTGGTTGCGGCGAAAGCTTTAACGTCTAA
- the hscB gene encoding Fe-S protein assembly co-chaperone HscB, with protein MNYFSLFNLPETLTLDTQALASSYQTLQKLTHPDKFATASAQDRRIAMQKNAQVNDGYSVLKHPLTRAQHLLSLRGLTIDNEQHTLGDPEFLMQQMEWRETLEEIASDENALEQMQDDIQALIKDKLTALDAMFEEDGSDNEDIANEIRKLTFIYKFSAQVEAQLDKLDDF; from the coding sequence ATGAATTATTTTTCACTATTTAACCTTCCCGAAACGCTAACGCTGGATACTCAAGCGTTAGCGTCTTCTTATCAGACCTTACAAAAGCTCACCCATCCAGACAAATTTGCCACAGCATCGGCACAAGACCGGCGTATTGCTATGCAAAAAAATGCTCAAGTTAATGATGGTTACAGCGTGTTAAAACATCCACTGACTCGAGCACAGCATTTGTTGAGTTTGCGTGGGTTAACCATAGATAATGAACAACATACCTTGGGTGATCCTGAGTTTTTGATGCAACAAATGGAGTGGCGTGAAACGCTAGAGGAAATCGCTTCAGATGAAAATGCACTTGAACAAATGCAAGACGATATCCAAGCTCTAATAAAAGATAAGCTCACAGCGTTAGACGCCATGTTTGAAGAGGATGGCTCTGATAATGAAGACATCGCAAATGAGATTAGAAAACTCACGTTTATCTATAAATTTTCCGCGCAAGTAGAGGCGCAATTAGACAAATTGGACGATTTTTAA
- the hscA gene encoding Fe-S protein assembly chaperone HscA — MALLQIAEPGQSAAPHQRKLAVGIDLGTTNSLVATVRSGQPQTLPDSQGRTLLPSVVRYHGGEKTIGFPAQADATDDPVNTIVSVKRFLGKSQDEILATWPNLPYHFVQQSQGVALLADGKSRNPVEISADILRHLRHRAEASLGDELTGAVITVPAYFDDAQRQSTKDAAKLAGLHVLRLLNEPTAAAIAYGLDSGREGLIAVYDLGGGTFDISILRLHKGVFEVLSTGGNASLGGDDFDHAIVQHWTTQWELSESLQKSQYRRLVSLAKATKQALSDAPSITQTIEIDGQSFDASLERETFENLIAPLVKQTVKACRRALKDAEVSADEVLAVVMVGGSTRVPLVRVQVGEFFGQEPLTSIDPDQVVALGAASQADILAGNKPDSEMLLLDVLPLSLGIETMGGLVEKIIPRNTTIPVAKAQEFTTFKDGQTAMMVHVLQGERELVDDCRSLAKFTLTGIPPMTAGAAHIRVTFQVDADGLLNVTAQEKSTGVQAEIQVKPSFGLAEEHIAEMLKASMANAKDDMQQRMLKEQQVEAARVLEALEAALDEHRELLSEEEFAQLRQSMDTLAEISQGHSTDAIKAQIEVVDNASQAFAARRMDISIQQALAGKQVQDI; from the coding sequence ATGGCATTATTGCAGATTGCAGAACCTGGACAAAGTGCAGCCCCACACCAACGCAAACTTGCCGTTGGTATCGATTTGGGGACAACTAATTCACTGGTTGCGACGGTGCGCAGTGGGCAGCCACAAACCTTACCTGACAGCCAGGGCCGAACTTTATTACCTTCGGTGGTCCGTTATCACGGTGGCGAAAAGACTATCGGCTTTCCAGCACAAGCAGATGCTACTGACGATCCAGTCAATACTATCGTCTCGGTAAAACGCTTTCTTGGCAAATCCCAAGATGAAATTTTAGCAACATGGCCGAATCTACCCTACCACTTTGTGCAACAAAGCCAAGGAGTAGCACTTCTTGCAGATGGTAAATCGAGAAATCCTGTTGAAATATCAGCTGACATTTTACGTCATCTGCGTCACCGCGCAGAGGCTTCACTAGGCGATGAGTTAACCGGTGCTGTGATTACGGTTCCTGCCTACTTCGATGATGCACAAAGACAAAGCACGAAAGACGCAGCGAAATTAGCTGGTTTACACGTTCTTAGATTATTGAATGAACCCACTGCGGCAGCTATCGCATATGGTTTGGATTCTGGACGAGAAGGGCTCATTGCAGTTTATGATTTGGGTGGTGGCACCTTTGATATTAGCATTTTGCGTCTGCACAAAGGCGTGTTTGAAGTGCTCTCCACCGGAGGCAATGCCAGTTTAGGTGGTGATGATTTTGATCATGCAATTGTGCAGCACTGGACAACACAATGGGAATTGTCTGAGTCGCTGCAAAAATCACAATACAGACGATTAGTGTCTTTAGCCAAAGCGACCAAACAAGCATTGAGCGATGCCCCCTCTATTACGCAAACTATTGAGATAGACGGTCAATCCTTTGATGCTTCCCTAGAGCGTGAAACGTTTGAAAATTTAATCGCGCCATTGGTTAAACAAACAGTAAAAGCTTGTCGCAGAGCCTTAAAAGATGCAGAAGTCAGCGCTGATGAGGTGTTAGCAGTCGTCATGGTAGGGGGCTCAACACGAGTTCCATTGGTGAGAGTACAAGTTGGTGAATTTTTTGGGCAAGAACCATTAACTTCTATTGACCCAGACCAAGTGGTAGCTTTAGGGGCGGCAAGTCAAGCAGATATTCTTGCGGGAAATAAGCCCGATAGTGAAATGTTGTTACTAGACGTTTTACCTCTATCGCTTGGTATCGAAACGATGGGGGGGTTGGTCGAAAAAATTATCCCTCGAAATACCACCATACCGGTTGCAAAAGCTCAAGAATTCACCACATTCAAAGATGGGCAAACAGCGATGATGGTGCACGTATTACAAGGTGAACGTGAACTCGTCGATGATTGTCGCTCTCTGGCGAAATTCACGTTAACAGGGATTCCACCGATGACGGCGGGAGCTGCGCATATTCGTGTGACATTTCAAGTCGATGCGGATGGCTTACTCAATGTTACCGCACAAGAAAAAAGCACAGGCGTGCAAGCGGAAATCCAAGTGAAACCATCATTCGGTCTCGCTGAAGAACACATTGCAGAAATGCTCAAAGCCTCAATGGCAAATGCAAAAGACGATATGCAGCAGCGCATGTTAAAAGAGCAACAAGTAGAAGCGGCAAGAGTACTTGAAGCACTAGAAGCAGCCCTAGATGAACATAGAGAGTTATTAAGTGAAGAAGAGTTTGCACAATTGCGTCAAAGCATGGATACTCTCGCTGAAATTTCTCAAGGGCATAGCACTGATGCGATTAAGGCACAAATTGAAGTCGTGGATAATGCCTCACAAGCCTTTGCTGCTCGTCGGATGGACATATCCATTCAACAAGCGTTAGCGGGCAAACAAGTCCAAGACATCTAA
- the fdx gene encoding ISC system 2Fe-2S type ferredoxin has product MTQVIFLPHDELCPDGAVLEAKKGESVLDVALKNGIGIEHACEKVCACTTCHVIIREGFDSLAESDELEDDLLDKAWGLEPESRLGCQAIVQDEDLVVEIPKYTINHAAEEH; this is encoded by the coding sequence ATGACCCAAGTCATATTTTTACCCCATGATGAACTCTGTCCAGATGGTGCAGTGTTAGAGGCCAAAAAAGGCGAAAGTGTTTTAGATGTTGCATTGAAGAATGGTATTGGTATCGAGCATGCGTGTGAAAAAGTGTGTGCTTGCACGACTTGTCATGTGATCATCCGTGAAGGGTTTGATTCGCTCGCCGAATCAGATGAGTTGGAAGATGATTTATTGGATAAGGCATGGGGGCTAGAGCCTGAATCCCGTCTAGGTTGCCAAGCGATTGTGCAAGACGAAGACTTGGTTGTGGAAATCCCCAAATACACTATTAATCACGCAGCCGAAGAGCATTAA
- the ndk gene encoding nucleoside-diphosphate kinase: protein MALERTFSIIKPDAVAKNVIGAIYNRFESAGLKIVASKMVHLSREKAEGFYAEHKERPFFGALVDFMTSGPVMVQVLEGEDAVVKNREIMGATNPADAAAGTLRSDYAESIDENAVHGSDAPESAAREIAYFFSEEEICPRTR, encoded by the coding sequence ATGGCCTTAGAAAGAACTTTTTCAATTATCAAGCCGGATGCAGTCGCTAAAAACGTGATTGGTGCTATCTATAACCGCTTTGAAAGCGCTGGCCTTAAAATTGTTGCATCAAAGATGGTTCACTTATCTCGTGAAAAAGCTGAAGGCTTCTATGCAGAACACAAAGAGCGTCCATTCTTTGGTGCATTAGTCGACTTTATGACGTCGGGACCAGTAATGGTACAAGTGCTTGAAGGCGAGGATGCGGTAGTGAAAAATCGTGAAATTATGGGTGCGACTAACCCAGCAGATGCTGCTGCAGGTACTTTACGTTCTGATTACGCTGAGTCGATTGACGAAAATGCCGTTCACGGTTCTGATGCCCCAGAGTCAGCTGCTCGTGAAATCGCGTATTTCTTCTCAGAAGAAGAAATTTGCCCACGCACTCGCTAA
- a CDS encoding bifunctional tRNA (adenosine(37)-C2)-methyltransferase TrmG/ribosomal RNA large subunit methyltransferase RlmN codes for MTDTGKTNLLDLNRAGMRDFLSSIDEKPFRADQIMQWIYHHGVSDFDEMSNINKVLKAKLKEHAEIKAPEIAYQQNASDGTIKFALTLEGGQEVESVWIPETDRATLCVSSQVGCALECTFCSTAQQGFNRNLRVSEIIGQVWRVATTLGLSKDTKQRPITNVVMMGMGEPLLNVKNVVPAMELMMDDYGFGLSKRRVTLSTSGVVPALDKLADQIDVALAISLHAPDDELRNEIVPINKKYNIETFLRSVRGYLQKSKANQGKVTIEYVMLSHINDSTEQAHALSKVLKGTPCKINLIPFNPYPGSPYTCSSNSRIDRFAKVLMADGYTVMVRKTRGDDIDAACGQLVGDVVDRTKRMLKKQMNGPAIDVRIAK; via the coding sequence ATGACTGATACGGGTAAAACCAACTTATTGGATTTGAATCGCGCTGGGATGCGAGATTTTTTGTCAAGTATTGATGAAAAACCCTTCCGAGCTGATCAAATTATGCAGTGGATTTACCATCATGGTGTCAGTGATTTTGACGAGATGTCGAATATCAATAAGGTGCTAAAGGCTAAGCTCAAAGAGCATGCCGAAATCAAAGCTCCCGAAATTGCTTATCAGCAAAATGCGTCAGATGGGACGATCAAATTTGCGCTAACCTTAGAAGGTGGGCAAGAGGTTGAGTCGGTATGGATCCCTGAAACCGATCGTGCTACCTTGTGTGTCTCCTCTCAGGTTGGTTGTGCGTTAGAATGTACATTTTGTTCTACTGCGCAACAGGGCTTTAATCGGAATTTACGAGTCAGTGAAATTATTGGACAAGTGTGGCGTGTGGCAACCACATTAGGTTTGTCTAAAGATACGAAACAGCGTCCAATCACTAACGTAGTCATGATGGGGATGGGCGAGCCATTATTGAATGTCAAAAATGTGGTGCCAGCCATGGAGTTGATGATGGACGATTATGGTTTTGGTTTGTCTAAACGTCGCGTAACGCTTTCCACATCTGGTGTTGTCCCAGCGTTAGATAAATTAGCCGATCAAATCGATGTCGCTCTGGCCATTTCCTTACATGCACCGGATGATGAATTGCGCAATGAGATTGTTCCAATAAATAAAAAATACAATATAGAGACGTTTTTACGCTCGGTTCGTGGCTATTTGCAAAAATCCAAGGCCAACCAAGGTAAAGTGACGATTGAGTATGTCATGCTGTCACATATTAATGATTCGACCGAACAAGCGCATGCATTGAGTAAAGTACTGAAAGGTACACCATGCAAAATCAATTTGATTCCGTTTAATCCTTACCCCGGATCGCCATATACCTGTTCGAGTAATTCTCGAATTGACCGTTTCGCCAAGGTACTTATGGCGGATGGCTATACGGTCATGGTACGCAAGACCCGTGGAGATGACATAGATGCGGCTTGCGGACAACTCGTTGGTGATGTGGTCGACCGCACCAAACGCATGTTAAAAAAACAGATGAACGGTCCTGCTATTGACGTTAGAATAGCTAAATAA
- the pilW gene encoding type IV pilus biogenesis/stability protein PilW translates to MRRLFVALVCIALMACGSTLEEEANTVTDPLGAAKTRLSLGLSYLQAGNYSQAKFNLDRALSFAPRYADAHFGMAYYYQQVGETTLARNSYDTALGLAPNDPEISNSYGAFLCLQGEYDAAEQRFLAAVNARDFIAAAETYENAAVCQQSKGDIEKAIFYLKKSLNHQPRRVTVLALLAELQVSQKQYDNAKDTLERWEAVTGITADSTYLRYQIAQVQADKSTKKRYARILVDRFAQHPNAQKVSFDDVVSKEVQPSSIIEPSTQKEKVDASTLIVHELKSGETLYRLSLKYNVSVAQLIKWNNLENVSRLSVGQKIIVSQP, encoded by the coding sequence ATGCGACGTTTATTTGTAGCGTTAGTGTGCATTGCGCTGATGGCCTGCGGCAGTACCTTGGAAGAAGAAGCAAACACAGTTACCGACCCACTAGGCGCTGCCAAAACAAGATTATCATTGGGGTTGTCATATTTGCAGGCAGGGAATTATTCTCAAGCAAAGTTTAATTTAGACAGAGCGTTATCCTTTGCACCACGGTATGCAGATGCGCATTTTGGAATGGCATATTATTACCAGCAAGTAGGTGAGACAACGCTTGCTCGCAATTCATACGATACTGCACTTGGTCTTGCACCTAACGATCCTGAAATCAGTAATTCCTACGGTGCATTTTTGTGTCTCCAAGGTGAATATGACGCTGCGGAACAACGCTTTCTTGCGGCTGTAAATGCTCGTGATTTTATTGCGGCGGCTGAGACTTATGAAAATGCTGCAGTGTGCCAACAAAGCAAAGGCGATATTGAGAAGGCCATTTTTTATCTCAAAAAATCGCTTAACCATCAGCCTAGACGTGTTACCGTACTCGCCTTATTGGCCGAACTGCAAGTGAGTCAGAAGCAATATGACAATGCCAAAGACACACTTGAGCGCTGGGAAGCTGTGACGGGCATTACTGCAGATTCAACGTATTTGCGCTATCAAATTGCTCAAGTACAAGCTGATAAATCCACTAAGAAACGTTATGCTCGTATCTTAGTGGATCGTTTTGCGCAGCATCCCAACGCTCAGAAAGTAAGCTTTGATGATGTGGTTTCTAAAGAGGTTCAACCATCTTCTATTATTGAACCAAGCACACAAAAAGAAAAAGTTGATGCAAGCACTCTTATCGTACATGAATTAAAATCTGGTGAAACCCTTTATCGATTGTCATTAAAGTATAATGTGAGTGTTGCCCAATTGATAAAATGGAATAATCTTGAAAATGTTTCACGTTTATCAGTCGGTCAAAAAATTATTGTAAGTCAACCTTAA